CCCATTTGGATTTCAAGCTACGCCTACAGGATAAGCCTGTTTATAGTTGATAGATTGGAAAGCGATGCACACAGCGGGGGTGGCTGTGTGCATTGTTTTTATTGTGAAGTGAGTGGGTTTTAGTCACGGAACGAGCAAAACTAGTCCGAACTCGAGCATAAATTGCCCAAACTGGCGCAAAAACCACTCGGGCTCGAGCAAAACTTTCGACGAGTGTCCTTGTTGATTAGCGAAGGGCATTTGGCACGAGTTGGCATCTGATAAAAACAGTGTGTGGAAATGGGGGATAAGTTAAAGAACATCCTTAAGCAATGCGGGTAAATGCCGTCAAGTATGGTATTCCTTTGAAGAAGGAAACAAAAAAGAAATAATTAGATTCAACCTCCATCAAGCAGCTGATAGATGTTCTTTTACGTATGATATAAAACCTTCTGTTAGACGATTTCAAAGATAGTATGATACGTATCAAGATTAAAAAAAGAGGATATATGCTCAAATATTGCACATAATATCCTCTTATTAGTTTTATCTATTTAATCTGCCATCTTTTTCAATTTCAAGACTGTGATTAACCAACGTTACGCAGTTGGGATAAACTCATTATTCGGTGTTAAATCAATAACTTCGTCGAAAAGTTCGAGACTTTCTGGCTCTAGTCTATGTGTAACCATGACGACTGTTAATGCTGGGTCTTTTAACAGTGCCTCTTCAATAAACTTTGCAGATTTTCTGTCTAATGAAGAAGTGCCCTCATCGATAAGTAAAAATTTTTTATTTTGAATGAAGCTCCTTGCCAATGCTATTCTTTGTCTTTGCCCCCCAGATAAGTTTCTTCCGTTTTCTTCAGCTATTTCATCAATATCTTTCAAAAAGTTAACGTGCGCCTTCTTCATGCATGATTCAATTAGATCATCGGCGTAATTATCCCAAAGGGTGATATTATTTCGAAAACTATCTTGGAATAAATAAACGTTTTGGTCAATATATTGAGCCATCTGCATAAGATCGCCATTATTTACAATGCCGTTTACTGAAAAATGTCCTTTAAAATCCTTGATCTGACCAGCTATGATCTTTAGAAGCGTACTTTTCCCAGACCCGCTCTCACCGATAATAGCATATTTACAACCCTTCTTTATAACCATATTAAAGTTATCAAGTACCTTTTTACCATCGTATGAAAAGGATATATCATCCAAAACCAGCTCTTCCAGGTACTCATTCTGAGACATATCATGATTTTCTGATGAATATTCCATATCAATAACTTTATTAAGTTTTTCGAAAATTGCTCGAGATGATTTAATCTGAATTCTTTGACCACTAAGTTGGGCTAAGGAATTGAAAATTGTAGAGGCCAAATTACCGGTAGTACTAATGGCTCCAAACGTAATACTTTTAGCAATTACAAGTAGGCCAGTTGCGAGATCGACGAGTAGTTGGCTCAGAATATTTAGCAACCCGATTCCATTGTTGAGTTTACCATTTGTTTTTTCATAGTTAACTTTTTCTTTTCCGAAGTCTTGACTTACTTGCATGAATCTTTCTCTCAGTTTATTTCTTTTTTGAGCAAAGTATAGAACATCAAACCCATCCAAGTATCCTTTAATTTTATTCGTTAGATTCTCATTTGATTTAGAAAGTTTCAATGTTGCCTTCTGAACATGATGGGTAAATTTGTCTGGTAAGTAAAACATAATAACAGCAAGGACTATAGTTAAAATCAACAAAGCGTAGTGGTAACTAAATAATGCAATTGAAGATAATGTAATGCTAAACAAACTTCCTGCAAAGGCATATACATTCCTAAAGCCGACGTCTTCTATCGTTTTAAGGTCGTTGGTCATCCAAGAGATATACTGACCGTTGGAACGTTCATGATAAGCCTCGTAGTCAATATTCTCTAATCCAGTTGCAAAATCGACCCTTATCTGTGTACTCATCTTTTGGATGACTTTTTGTTGATAAACAGACGTAAAATAGTTCAATAAAAGCATTAGTCCCCAGGCGAGAAGGTTGATAAGGGACCATGTGATAAACGTTTTAAAATCACCAGCCAACAAAGCGTTCGTAGCGAAAGTCAAAATGACAGCAGTGGCAACTCCCAGTAGTGATAAACCGAATACCATTGTGAATACTAAAGCATTACTATAGAGATTCTGAAGCATGTATTTTTTCATTTTGGCAACCTCCCATTGTTAATTCCCTAGAGCTTATGGTGTTGCTCATGAGAATAAATTCCTTTTTATTATTAGCCAAGCTGTTTCTAGATAGGATATAATTTAATCAAGAGACTGAAAAGACTTTCAAATTAATCTCCCTCCTTGTTTTTGTTAAGTAAATCATCACATATATATAAATGAAGAAATCAAAATTCCCTTATAAGGGATTATGAGGTGGTAATAGAAATGAACTTTGGCAAAACATTTAAAAAGGTTAGGAGAGGAAGAGGTCTTACAATAGAAAATTTATCTGATGAATATATATCCAAATCAACCATCTCCAGATTTGAAAGAAGCGAGGCAGATATTACCTTAGAAAAATTAATTCTCTTACTAAATAAGGTTAAGATTTCTATGAGAGAGTTTGTGTTCTTATCCAACATCTCTACATTTAAAACATCTTTAGAATTTTTATCTAAGGCTGTACTTGAGAAAGATGTCCAAATGCTAAAAGAATTAGTTGAAGAAGAGTGGTCACAATTTGAAGAAGGGGAGAGCAATTATTCGAAATTAGCTGCTATTGTATTGGAAATGCACTATAGAAGTCTACTTAAAGAGGAAGTAAATCAAGAGCACATTAATTATCTGACCGATTATCTATTCCAATGTGATATTTGGACACAATTTGATTTAGTTCTATTTGGGAACTCAATTGCTTATCTTCCAATCGAAACATCGATTGTACTTTCTAAGGAACTAATAAAAAAGACGAGCATCTTTCATAATGATAGACAAGTATTCGAGACAGTAATTAATACGATCATAAATATGATTATGGTTTGTCTCCGAAGTGAGCGAATATCCGAAGCCGGTATATTCATAAAAAAAATGAGTGTATTCGCCATTGATGAGACGTTTTTTTTGGAAAAGATCATGCTGAAATTTGTTAAAGGCGTATATTTATTCAAGGAAGGGCAAAAAGTTGAAGGTGAAAAGATGGTTTCCGAGGCATTACAAGCAATGATTCTCGCAGAAGCATATAAGATGGAGGAAAACTTCCGCTCATTTTATGAGGCTATTTCAAACGAATGTACTAGCCAATAAAAAAATGGCTTCGTTCGGCAACGGAGCCATTTTTTTATGTTGTTGATATGTTCATCCTTTTTTCATCCACCAGAACTTATTGATCAACAGTCTTATTATAGAATTGAGTTCCTTTCTACTACGGCTTTCTTTATCATTGTCTTTCATATACCAACCTCAACTTCAGAGAATAGATTATTAAAGAAATGGAGAATACCTAACATACCATTATTAAAACCAAGACTGACCTTTTCTAAGTCGTTGCAAGGATAAGTATCGTTATCGAGCTTGAATAGCCTAATGACTGTGTATTTATCTAAGGCACTATTTAAGTAACTTGCATCCCCATAGAATTTATAGGCATCAATAAAAGTATCTGCAATTCCCGAAAGCCCATTAAGGTAGGACGGATTTTTGGGGAAGTTATTATCAATACCCTTTAAGTAATCCTTTAGAATGGTCTTTAGTTTATCGTTGTCTTTATGTCTCAAATACATTAATCCTAGTCTGATGTAACCAGAAGTATATTTCATATAAGGAGAACAAGTAAATTTACTATTTGGTATTAGTTTTCCATGGCTTATATATTTACCCTCTTCATTTATCTCCAGCAAAATGTGTAAAGTATTTGATAAGAACTCTTTTTCCAAAGTTACTTCGTACAACTTTAAATAAAAGTAGGCAACTGCTAGTGCACCATCAGTTAAACTATAATTTGCTTCTTCCATAAACCGATTCAAATTCTCCTTTAGCTCCCTTTCTTTAGACATTATCCTTTCCAGTATTAATAGATTATTGGTGTGAGAAACTTCCTTTATTAGATAGAGACATTGGTTCACTAGCGATAGCTCTTCAACATTAATATTTGTTGCAGCATCATGTTCAATGTATATTAGACCACAGAATTCTTCCGGTGACAGGCAATCTTTCTTAGCTGTCTTTAGGCTCTTTAAAAGTATTTTATAATCTTCGGAAACTGAGTAAATAGTTTGGTCGGTTGGATAGGTATATTCTTTCCTATTTAAGAGGCTAAAACTCGGATTGCATATCAAATTTAATATTGTTTGATACATTTTATTCGGTATTGAATATCGTCTAGAAAATTCATTGAAAATTTTTAATGTTATGGCACCTGTCTTATCCATCGATAACATCTCGTTTGCACTGCAAAGAACGCTCATGATTAGGTAGCCCACTTTGTGTTTGTCCTGATTGAATATATCTAAATCTAAAAGATCACTATTACTAAAATAGGCGTTAGGAATGCTGTATGAAGCTTTATTTTGAAATGCTTCAATAAAACAATCTTCCAGGTCTATAAAATAAACATTCAAGTCACCATCAACCATGACATTATCAGGGGATATATCTACCAATGCTACCCCCCTTGAATGTAAATCAAATAACGCCTCTAGGAGATTGTCAATAACAGTCCCTATAACTTTTTAGTTTTCTTTTAATTTACTTTCTAATGTTTCATGGAAAACTACTGGACTATACTTGTATGAAAAATTCCTCAAGGTCTCTCCTTCGATATATTCTTGAATTAGGTAAAAATGCTCCCATGCGTAAAAGGACTCGATGAACTTAGGAACGTACTGGAGATCGCTTAAATACAATGATTTCTCTTCTTCTTGCTTCCGGAAATTTATCACAGTGTCTTCTTTTGAAATTCCGATAAAAGGCCGTGCCTCTTTAATAATGACCTTATCTCCCGTTATCTTATTGGAATCATTGGGCCAGTACGAAGAAGCGCATAGCAGTTGGATGAAGCAATCCATTTTGCGCGTGAACAGTTGGTGATGGATCAGTATTATAATTTGCTGAATGCGAGGGTCTTCCTTTATTACGACAGCCAACAGCCAGAGAAAGCGCGCGAGTATGTTGAAGAGTGTTCATTGTTTGTCCAGTTGATCAAGCGAGAGGGCTTTTCGTTAGAACATGAATTGAATCAGGTGTTCAGGGAGGAGTTCTACGAAAAGGATTATGTAAATGCGCTGGCGATAGCTGAACAGCTGATTGGGAAAATAGAAGCTTCCGCCATGTTCCCGAAAGATGCCAAGGGTGAATTTATTACGCTGCCTAAAAGTTTATTGGCTAGAGTGTTGAAGAGATTGGAACGATATGAGGAGGCGCTATCTATATTTGAAGAAAATCCGATTGTCCTTCCTGAACGCATCCAACTAAACCCGATTGACGTTACGCTGCGAGTTATATCGAACAGTTATGAAGCACTTTGCCACTATCACTTAGGGAATCCAAAAAAGGCCGAGGAGCTTGCAAGATACACAGTAGAACGAATACAATATGCCACATTCGTCCCTCTACCATTTCGCCCGGGAGGTATTGGTTTAAGTCACGTCGAAGTAAGCAGGCAGACAGGAGGGGGTAGTTATGAAATTTGTCATTCATTTCACAACAGGAAAGGCGTGGAAAGAGGGGAAG
The genomic region above belongs to Sporosarcina sp. Marseille-Q4943 and contains:
- a CDS encoding ABC transporter ATP-binding protein — its product is MKKYMLQNLYSNALVFTMVFGLSLLGVATAVILTFATNALLAGDFKTFITWSLINLLAWGLMLLLNYFTSVYQQKVIQKMSTQIRVDFATGLENIDYEAYHERSNGQYISWMTNDLKTIEDVGFRNVYAFAGSLFSITLSSIALFSYHYALLILTIVLAVIMFYLPDKFTHHVQKATLKLSKSNENLTNKIKGYLDGFDVLYFAQKRNKLRERFMQVSQDFGKEKVNYEKTNGKLNNGIGLLNILSQLLVDLATGLLVIAKSITFGAISTTGNLASTIFNSLAQLSGQRIQIKSSRAIFEKLNKVIDMEYSSENHDMSQNEYLEELVLDDISFSYDGKKVLDNFNMVIKKGCKYAIIGESGSGKSTLLKIIAGQIKDFKGHFSVNGIVNNGDLMQMAQYIDQNVYLFQDSFRNNITLWDNYADDLIESCMKKAHVNFLKDIDEIAEENGRNLSGGQRQRIALARSFIQNKKFLLIDEGTSSLDRKSAKFIEEALLKDPALTVVMVTHRLEPESLELFDEVIDLTPNNEFIPTA
- a CDS encoding helix-turn-helix domain-containing protein, which produces MNFGKTFKKVRRGRGLTIENLSDEYISKSTISRFERSEADITLEKLILLLNKVKISMREFVFLSNISTFKTSLEFLSKAVLEKDVQMLKELVEEEWSQFEEGESNYSKLAAIVLEMHYRSLLKEEVNQEHINYLTDYLFQCDIWTQFDLVLFGNSIAYLPIETSIVLSKELIKKTSIFHNDRQVFETVINTIINMIMVCLRSERISEAGIFIKKMSVFAIDETFFLEKIMLKFVKGVYLFKEGQKVEGEKMVSEALQAMILAEAYKMEENFRSFYEAISNECTSQ
- a CDS encoding lanthionine synthetase LanC family protein, with the translated sequence MVDISPDNVMVDGDLNVYFIDLEDCFIEAFQNKASYSIPNAYFSNSDLLDLDIFNQDKHKVGYLIMSVLCSANEMLSMDKTGAITLKIFNEFSRRYSIPNKMYQTILNLICNPSFSLLNRKEYTYPTDQTIYSVSEDYKILLKSLKTAKKDCLSPEEFCGLIYIEHDAATNINVEELSLVNQCLYLIKEVSHTNNLLILERIMSKERELKENLNRFMEEANYSLTDGALAVAYFYLKLYEVTLEKEFLSNTLHILLEINEEGKYISHGKLIPNSKFTCSPYMKYTSGYIRLGLMYLRHKDNDKLKTILKDYLKGIDNNFPKNPSYLNGLSGIADTFIDAYKFYGDASYLNSALDKYTVIRLFKLDNDTYPCNDLEKVSLGFNNGMLGILHFFNNLFSEVEVGI
- a CDS encoding lipopolysaccharide assembly protein LapB, which translates into the protein MDEAIHFAREQLVMDQYYNLLNARVFLYYDSQQPEKAREYVEECSLFVQLIKREGFSLEHELNQVFREEFYEKDYVNALAIAEQLIGKIEASAMFPKDAKGEFITLPKSLLARVLKRLERYEEALSIFEENPIVLPERIQLNPIDVTLRVISNSYEALCHYHLGNPKKAEELARYTVERIQYATFVPLPFRPGGIGLSHVEVSRQTGGGSYEICHSFHNRKGVERGEAALGAGSRSTSGICEESSGSRYFDCGRAIHGSYGWIDHSRS